Proteins found in one Drosophila busckii strain San Diego stock center, stock number 13000-0081.31 chromosome 2R, ASM1175060v1, whole genome shotgun sequence genomic segment:
- the LOC108595789 gene encoding lactoylglutathione lyase, protein MGDVTGLSNAEADELCRKQDGATKDFVFQQTMYRIKDPRKSLPFYTGVLGMTLLVKLDFPEAKFSLYFMGYENAADIPKDPKERRSWAMSRKATIELTHNWGSESDPDQSYHTGNTEPRGFGHIGLMVPDVYAACKRFEEHGVDFVKKPDDGRMKGLAFIKDPDGYWIEIFNAHTVPN, encoded by the exons ATGGGCGACGTAACTGGACTGAGCAATGCTGAAGCCGATGAGCTCTGCCGTAAACAAGATGGAGCAACAAAA GACTTTGTATTCCAGCAGACCATGTACCGCATTAAGGATCCACGCAAATCACTGCCTTTCTATACCGGCGTCTTGGGCATGACCTTGCTGGTCAAATTGGATTTTCCCGAAGCAAAGTTCTCCTTATATTTTATGGG cTATGAAAACGCTGCGGATATACCCAAAGATCCCAAGGAGCGCCGCAGCTGGGCTATGAGCCGCAAGGCCACCATAGAGCTGACACA caattgggGCTCTGAGAGCGACCCAGATCAAAGCTATCATACAGGCAATACAGAGCCACGTGGCTTTGGACATATAGGACTTATGGTGCCAGATGTCTATGCAGCTTGCAAGCG ctttgagGAGCATGGCGTGGACTTTGTCAAAAAACCAGATGATGGTCGTATGAAGGGTTTGGCCTTCATTAAAGATCCCGATGGCTATTGGATTGAAATTTTCAATGCTCACACAGTGcctaattaa
- the LOC108595428 gene encoding serine/threonine-protein phosphatase alpha-2 isoform, translating into MSRHNFLNVNRTKSKNSELHVINNLNDIIYKLAANTTPRAGVRMMESTLAKVCMAARALFLSQPMLLELHAPITICGDLHGQYVDLLRIFKACGFPPKTNYLFLGDYVDRGQQSIETLTLLLAYKLQNPLTFFMLRGNHECADINKMYGFFDECKRRYSIKLWRTFVDCYNCMPVAAIVENRIFCCHGGLSPELKNLDNIRELPRPSEVPEQGLLCDLLWSDPDDNAADWAPNDRGVSVTFGSSVVHTFLASYGFHLIVRAHQVVQDGYEFFANRKLVTIFSAPNYCNMFDNCAAVLIVDESLICQFAIIKPQLLQAENSVNVNTNNSAVTNRKL; encoded by the coding sequence ATGTCACGCCATAATTTCTTAAATGTAAATCgcaccaaaagcaaaaactccGAGCTgcatgtaataaataatttaaatgatattATCTACAAGCTGGCAGCGAATACGACGCCACGCGCCGGGGTGAGAATGATGGAGAGCACGCTAGCCAAGGTGTGCATGGCGGCGCGTGCTCTGTTTCTGTCGCAGCCAATGTTGCTGGAGCTGCATGCTCCCATTACCATCTGCGGCGACCTGCATGGCCAGTATGTGGACCTGTTGCGCATATTCAAGGCATGCGGCTTTCCACCCAAGACGAACTATCTGTTTCTGGGCGACTATGTGGATCGTGGCCAGCAGTCGATAGAGAcattgacgctgctgctggcgtatAAGCTGCAGAATCCgttaactttttttatgctgcgcgGCAATCACGAGTGTGCGGATATTAACAAGATGTATGGCTTCTTTGATGAGTGCAAGCGACGCTATAGCATCAAGCTCTGGCGCACCTTTGTGGATTGCTACAACTGCATGCCAGTGGCTGCTATTGTGGAGAATCGCATATTCTGCTGTCACGGCGGACTGAGTCCGGAACTCAAGAATTTGGATAATATACGTGAGCTGCCGCGTCCCAGCGAAGTGCCCGAGCAGGGGTTGCTTTGCGATTTGCTTTGGTCCGATCCGGATGACAATGCTGCCGACTGGGCGCCCAATGATCGCGGCGTTAGCGTTACTTTTGGCTCCAGTGTAGTGCATACATTTCTCGCCTCCTATGGGTTTCATTTGATAGTGCGTGCCCACCAGGTGGTGCAGGATGGTTACGAGTTCTTTGCCAATCGCAAGCTGGTCACCATTTTCTCGGCTCCAAACTACTGCAATATGTTTGATAATTGTGCCGCTGTGCTCATAGTGGACGAGTCTTTGATCTGTCAGTTTGCCATTATAAAGCCGCAGCTACTGCAAGCTGAAAATTCAGTTAATGTTAATACCAATAATAGTGCTGTTACCAATagaaaactataa
- the LOC108597664 gene encoding ell-associated factor Eaf has protein sequence MLMTKQKPSLNERLNIGDEVRELKLGATFNPKNTTTAFHTIKYDFKPASVDPSRMATVDVGSNNQVTVTVPNLESSGVPHTVYKGNHKKYTKECLIIFDKETGAITLEKLNHNIQVKKTRSEMTNKPSLMPANNVNNQANGVAPTMPPAAGSSSQKLENSTMRISSKTKVSTGSRRNNIIDFKPRNSPMQQSSPSRPAPSHRSPQSAPAWHANNAQQTLPSIPMITDDDDFGFAAALQNGNQANTSGSSTGSAGQPDYGNMSVGKQRQGAPSKRQQHAQRSSPPMAQQQQQQQQQSYARGNSYAQQQQQRHTPPQQQQQQQQQQQQQPQQQQQRGSFSHSMPMDFDSHSQHEQSVAHAAAVLEQQIGGALSASSSSSESDSSDSDSGSDSDDSTDDEHATHQQPAAAMVQQQQQQQQQQHMHQLPNLGLGSISPAYNSQQQQQHQQQQLQQQQQQQQQSGIYASNGGFPNDLLQNDLQLSSNSSDDDDD, from the exons ATGTTGATGACCAAACAGAAGCCCTCGCTAAACGAGCGCCTCAACATAGGCGATGAGGTGCGCGAACTTAAACTGGGCGCCACATTCAATCCAAAAAACACAACGACCGCATTTCACACAATCAAAT ATGACTTTAAGCCAGCGAGTGTGGATCCAAGCCGTATGGCAACTGTGGATGTCGGCTCCAATAATCAAGTTACTGTTACCGTGCCAAATTTAG AAAGTTCCGGTGTGCCTCATACAGTTTATAAGGGTaatcacaaaaaatatacaaaagaatGCCTAATAATATTCGACAAGGAAACGGGTGCTATCACATTAGAGAAGCTAAATCACAATATACAAGTAAAGAAGACAAG AAGCGAAATGACAAACAAGCCGAGCTTAATGCCAGCCAACAATGTTAACAATCAGGCAAATGGCGTTGCCCCAACCATGCCCCCCGCCGCTGGATCGTCGTCCCAAAAGCTAGAGAACAGCACCATGCGTATTTCATCCAAGACGAAAGTGTCTACAGGCAGTCGCCGCAATAATATAA TTGACTTCAAGCCGCGCAATTCGCCCATGCAACAAAGCTCGCCATCGCGTCCAGCGCCTTCGCATCGCAGTCCACAATCCGCACCAGC TTGGCATGCCAACAATGCGCAGCAAACATTGCCCAGCATACCTATGATTacggatgatgatgattttggcttcgctgctgcgctgcagaATGGCAATCAAGCAAATACATCAGGCTCATCTACTGGCTCAGCTGGTCAGCCGGATTATGGCAACATGTCGGTTGGTAAACAGCGACAAGGCGCGCCAagcaagcgacagcagcatGCACAACGCAGCAGTCCACCCAtggcgcaacagcagcagcagcagcagcaacaaagttatGCGCGCGGCAACAGCTacgcacaacaacagcaacaaagacaCACGCcgccgcaacaacagcagcagcagcagcagcaacaacaacagcagccgcagcagcagcaacaacgcgGATCCTTCAGCCATAGCATGCCCATGGACTTTGATTCACACAGCCAGCATGAACAGTCCGTGGCGCATGCAGCAGCGGTGCTTGAACAG CAAATTGGCGGCGCCCTAAGTGCCTCCAGTTCCAGCTCGGAGTCAGATTCCAGCGACAGTGATAGCGGCAGCGATTCGGATGATAGCACAGATGATGAGCATGCCACACAtcaacagccagcagcagctatggtgcagcaacaacaacaacagcagcaacagcagcatatgcATCAGCTGCCCAATCTGGGACTGGGTTCCATTTCGCCAGCGTACAACagtc aacaacaacaacaacaccagcaacaacaacttcaacagcagcagcagcagcaacaacagtctGGCATTTATGCAAGCAACGGTGGATTTCCAAATGATTTGCTACAAAACGATCTGCAATTGTCCTCAAATTCGtccgatgatgatgacgattaG
- the LOC108597615 gene encoding uncharacterized protein LOC108597615 isoform X2 codes for MHKTWKKSLHKRKWSTISWGGRLVYYMQPLVEHFFDIWLQQLPFPTLLKFVYSCCLLFFILLPIIYPMMVIGLYYSIFQYVGERHLDVVFPQKWDLVGAIQNLWHFQVTNKKYLLFVTMYIDRYRVIITAISSTVDYMRMAWCFAF; via the exons atgcacaaaaccTGGAAGAAGTCGCTGCATAAGCGCAAA TGGTCCACTATATCATGGGGCGGTCGCTTGGTTTACTATATGCAACCGCTTGTGGAGCATTTCTTTGATATTTGGCTACAACAATTGCCGTTTCCAACGCTgctcaaatttgtttattcctgctgcctgctgttcTTCATACTGCTGCCAATCATATATCCCATGATGGTGATCGGCCTCTATTATAGCATATTTCAGTATGTGGGCGAGCGGCACTTGGATGTGGTGTTTCCACAGAAATGGGATCTCGTTGGGGCCATTCAAAATCTGTGGCACTTTCAGGTGACGAACAAGAAGTATCTGCTCTTTGTTACCATGTATATTGATCGATATCGTGTGATCATAACGGCAATATCCTCAACTGTCGACTATATGCGCATGGCCTGGTGCTTTGCTTTCTag
- the LOC108597615 gene encoding uncharacterized protein LOC108597615 isoform X1 translates to MHKTWKKSLHKRKVWSTISWGGRLVYYMQPLVEHFFDIWLQQLPFPTLLKFVYSCCLLFFILLPIIYPMMVIGLYYSIFQYVGERHLDVVFPQKWDLVGAIQNLWHFQVTNKKYLLFVTMYIDRYRVIITAISSTVDYMRMAWCFAF, encoded by the exons atgcacaaaaccTGGAAGAAGTCGCTGCATAAGCGCAAAGTT TGGTCCACTATATCATGGGGCGGTCGCTTGGTTTACTATATGCAACCGCTTGTGGAGCATTTCTTTGATATTTGGCTACAACAATTGCCGTTTCCAACGCTgctcaaatttgtttattcctgctgcctgctgttcTTCATACTGCTGCCAATCATATATCCCATGATGGTGATCGGCCTCTATTATAGCATATTTCAGTATGTGGGCGAGCGGCACTTGGATGTGGTGTTTCCACAGAAATGGGATCTCGTTGGGGCCATTCAAAATCTGTGGCACTTTCAGGTGACGAACAAGAAGTATCTGCTCTTTGTTACCATGTATATTGATCGATATCGTGTGATCATAACGGCAATATCCTCAACTGTCGACTATATGCGCATGGCCTGGTGCTTTGCTTTCTag